The nucleotide window taaaaaaaatcaaattaaatacaaataacatGTCCTAAACTCTCATTACtgtttctttattaaatattaagaaaaacatttcattacattaattaaaaatttacatcTGCCACACATTATAAAACTTctaacttcttttttatcatcatcAGTAAAAAAGGTTTGTTTTTAATAACTGCATTGGGAGAACTAATTCAGGAAGTGTACATTAAAACGTTTTGTAGCAGAACCAGCACTAGTGTTGCTGTTattagtagcagtgcaagagaTCTAGTTTTCACTGTACTGCTTGCACTGGATCTAGAGTCAGTCAGTCAGAGATAACATAAAATGACAACTTGGCTTAATAAGGGGTTAAGTCACATGTTAATTGGGAGGGAGGGTATCACCGAAATATGACAATGTGTGACAAGTGACAGGGGATCAAAAGTTTTGTGACGTCacatattaaaattcaaaatactaaGACGTGAAATTTATCTACGaacttcatttatatttattgataattctcGCTATGAGATTATGTCTCTAATTTAACTTCTAGAGCGGCGTTGTGATGCGTGTGAGATACTCAAATTCACGAGAATTTTAAATGGGGAGGGTTTAGATAATTGTCTACGAGTCCTCGCTTGCTTTTTTACTGTTCGCGCGTCGGCTGTAAGCGAGACCTTAGATAAGTGCTATCGCATGCGCAGGCGCAGTGACTTCTTTTGCTCAGTGACATAATTTTCTTAGTTTAAttatttgatgattattttattagattatttgatataaaaaatgaaaatagctgTTTTCTCtcgtttgttttcaaatatacgcataaattcaaaaaatgtgtGACGTCATTTGAGAAGGGGgattataaaaatgtgacaagGACGAAGGGAGGGGCTAAAGTCCTAAAATTCGTGTGACGTTATTTATGTATGGACCCTAATAgtaattataatacatataattaacACTTTTGCAACAGAATAATAaggtctttcaagcagaaacgccttattattttattgtccCTTTTGAAGACCTTTATTGAAAGCTAAGCAATAAAGGCATTCAAAGAACAAAACATGAAGGCCGGCGATTTGACTAGGCATTTCAGCTTTCTAAGAGTATGTAAGGTGCCTATAATATATGATCAAAGAAGCCATATAGTCTAAGCTATGCTttatcaaaaactataaaatgataataagtCGACTTAAAATTTGCGAGGTTTGCCTCCTGTTAACGGGTATTTAATTCTTTACTTTTCAGCCCCCTACGTCCACTACCATTTTGCTAACTAGCTCGACATAACCtctaattattcataattaaatttttgttgataacgAGATTGTTTCAAATAGAGACTAAGGacgatttttaacatttttttttccagaaattatcattttaatgtataatttaCCAGATTTAAACACTAATATgcatttctttcaaaattattcattgttACCTATTTTGTCTGCTTCACAAAATATATCATTGGGTAAAAATCTATAAAGAAAACGCTACTAACTATCTTAACGTTGCATAGACACGAAATAAAGACATTTTACTCATTAATTATCTTTATTGTGATAAAAAGTTGTGTTATTGCATGTGGAAGAATAAACAACAAATTCGACGACTGCGCCGTGTCTTGCCAACATCGATTTTTCCTCTCTAGCCGCATAAAAAGTGAAAACTCGTCGTTTTCGGCACTCTCACATGCGTGTCATTTTTTGAATACGAATTTTATAGCGCAGAAGACAGAGTTTATTAGTTTATAggtacattttatattatttccacGCTTTCACTTTCTTTTTAAAACGAAACCAATAATATGCATGATTTTGTCACGTGTTTTATTACATGAAGTTTTTTTAGTTAAGTAGATTCAGTTTTTTCACATTACCCGTTGTAGATTCTATTTAAAATGTACCAAATACAATGTGAatgtttttattgctttttagATACACAAAAACTCTCAATACCTTGAATATAAATGGTTAATGAGTACTGTTTTAAAAGCATCCTTTTCTGAGGACATAAAGTTGAATATAACTTGGTACgataattatcaaattatgatgCATGTTAGTTGTGgcttttttccatatatatatatatatatatatatatatatatatatatatatatatatatatatatatatactatatgcATGTGTATgattgtttttaagaaaaaaattatataaagcaAACGTTTGTTGAGGTGGTAGTggtattaaaatagaaatataaagaaTCGATATTTCAATACCTTTTGCGTAGAATAGAGGTGGAAGATAacctattttcatttattatatgtCAGCGCAgttacaatattaaaattaaataaaccgTTGAAATTTTATGAAGTAAACTAATAACATCTTCATTTTCGTTTATAATTCTTTACTATTCATTCATAttcgaataatttttaacatttgatTTCGAAAATTAGACGCGATTCTTCAAAATTGAtgtaaaagtatataaataactggaaCTTTGAAGAGGTGAATAAAAGAAGTTTCAGcgacaaataaatttattaaaaaaaattataaaattcgcATCAACTGCGTATCCAAACGAGTAAAACGAACAAAAagaagttataaattaaaaacctatttttatttattaaggtaTAATTTCGTGTTGACGCTCAACGCTGGGACAAGGCGTCAAATTTTGACTGGAGCGACATCTTAAATTAATGCAGCGTCAAAACTAAAAATCGTTTAACCGttaaaatagaatattcaataaaacacaatcacttattttttaataacagaatttatattttagtgttttttcTGCGTTTTGAAGCttatgattttcatttttgacaCCGCAATAATTTAAGGTAGCGCTCCAATAAAAATTAAGTCACGTCACCTTATTTGACACTGTAAGTCAGCGTCGAGCGTCAACATGGAATTGCACCTTTATATGGCAGAATAAATTGTTGCACAATTACAAaactataaattaatttgttaataataaacctttaaaattttatagtttaaacTAATAACATCTTCATTTTCGTTAAGAACTTTATACTTTTTactaatattcaaataatctttgacgttttaatttgatttatcaAATTTGGTGATCGATTGTCAAGGACGGTCTATCTAACCAAATCTGTCACATTGTCTTCTGAAGtcacaaatttaaatttaaacaaatactaTAAGAATAACTTCGTTAGGTGAATAAACATGAAAGTGAAAAACAGGcccaaaaaattaaattaactcAAAATTAAAATGACCATTACTCTGATCAATGTCACTAAGAAGAAAGCTTTTATAATATCACTACTCTTTTGACGTAGTTGTGACGTCACAAAATTGGATTTTGTGCAGAAAATGTAGTAGACCTTTCTATTCCTTGACCGGTTGTATTGTGGATACCATACCTTCTACACTATTTTCGCTAGCTGCGCCATctatcattaacaaaatatatttacgtATTCTTTTCTATagagtttattacaaaatttatgttaatcCATATTATTTATCATGTATTCCTTTGTGGTCggggaaaatatatttttgttgatactGCCATATTGTACTTTTATACTTTCAGttcaaatctcaaaaataaactgagaaacataaaaaaaattaataacattgaaATGAAACATGTTATTTGAAAACTATTCATATACCTTTAATGTACTAAAAGGTTGATATTATTtctgtttatgcttctaaatgttcttgattttaggtctcttctattttattattagtttttttcaataatttttgaaagacagatataaattgacatttcgactttttgagactttataaaactaattttaaaacagaagagatctaaaatcaagaacatttagaagcagaaacatataaaaagatctaagaaataagaaattgaagaaatttattatttctgtttgaTATTCCGACACCTCTTGTCCGAATATACTAACAAATAGTGtcacaaaaatgttttaaaacatttttttaggaGACACATATTTAATGAATTCTTCTTACTAACTACTAGGctaataatatttggaaaaatacgtaattttcatatttaattgataatttaatatttattcaaaatgtgGCGCTGCTGTAgatattataacaaataattatttcccCATCTACCGCACTGGCATCGTATTTATCGTGATCCAATGAAAATCGTTTTGTCAGAGACCTCTGGCAGAAACCTCTGCCAGATCCCTCTAGCGCGAGCCAATGGGCTgtgttattttgtatattttttggcAGTTGGTCACACGAGCTGGGTAgatagatatcaaaaaaattgaatatcgcattattcaacaaaataaaaaattgagagcGTTACAAGTGACAattcacacatttttttaattctcagTTTGTGAACTAACGTAAAATTCACGTAagtataaattcaattttaatgataaaaacgaTAACCGAATGCATGTGATTTATCGGGGATTGTGGGAcgttaaaatcaatttttgccTATAATATCGCAcgatagatttcgaaaatatgtcaTGATCTATTGATAAAACAGCATGGTTCTTAGTTGTACCAGTTATGGGCGAGCTTAGAGCCCATGCTATAGTAAGAATAAGAAATATTCGATCTTACACAAAAAGGTTATAAATACCTTAatgtcaataatttataatttttttttattattgcagGTCAAGCACTCCAAACGAAAGGGAATCGAAAATGACTGACCGTAAAGCAGTGATTAAAAATGCCGACATGAGTGAAGATATGCAGCAGGATGCTGTAGACTGTGCAACTCAGGCGATTGAGAAATACAATATTGAAAAGGtatgtgaatttttttcgtttaatattcatttaacATCTTGATTATTCaattggttatatttttatgtaggTAGATGTAATATCCTTGATATTCGGCAttgattcattataaatttaaattatttgtaactGGCTTATATGATAAGATACTCGTAATTGTAAACATGCATTTCTACAGCTAAACTTTCAACAATTAtaacttgaaattaaaatgttttgtttgtcatttatggtgttataaataattttatcatgaCAGCTAGATTGGGTGTAAATGTCTTTAATTGAACAATTCATTTGATGTTTGGagaattttcttcatgtaacATGAAATATTGGTCTTGTTTCTCTTGCTGTTATTTGAGGATACATCAGTTATTTGAAATAACCttagaaataatgaaactaTCTTATTCAtcaattagtaattttttttcggtGCCTTCAAAGAAATCTAGTGCAAATAGTTCTCTGATTCGTTTAATTATTGTGGAAAGACAATGTAGTCTAAATAACATTTGAAGGTGTGGGAAAATTATGACTATCTCATCAATTCTAGGATTTGGAACAACTTGAATTATTACGATTGTCTTTGGTAGTAGTGGtgcaatatttatattaagcTGTGGGGGACATTTTGGAGTAAACGTTTCGGACCTGGCTCATAATTTGTTGcttgatatttgattttgttgCTTCAGACGCTCCCAAGAAATTCGAGGAACCCTGAAGTAATATATACAGGGGCTGTTTCAGGATATCTTGCTTAAGGCATTCAGGAACActttattccataaaaaaattagaaggcATGCTCGAAACTTATTTATACTTACACTGAATCATCTTTAtacatttattcatgaaaaaataccTTTCTGAGAAGAAAATTATACAGGGGttgttttaaaatcagttttacaTGCTTAAGGCATTCAGGAACACGGTATTCCCTAAAAAAATTAGAAGGCATGCTGGATGctcattgatttttttcaccGAATTATCTTTGGAcatttatttatctaaaaacttaGAAGAATCAACATGAACAGGGGCTGTTTTGGGATAAGTATTATTTATTGAGGGCATTCGGGAAAtacttttttccataaaaaattagaaGGCATGCTCGAAGCTTATTGATAGTTTCCCTTAATCATCTTTAGACATTTATTTACAGCAAAAGTTGTGCAACAGCTATCAGTAGTTATGGATTCctacttattttattaaataaaaaatcaagtgcataatcaattttgatattttttcatctacTTTAACCAGACctgttttgtagaaaatatctcaatttattcaaataaggTGTTATTATCTGCCTTCAATGGGGTTATTTAATAGATATCATATTCTGTTCTATACCTGGCAGTTTATGATTATTCTGGGCAACCTCTGTACACGTTGATtctgataattttaatttatttttttcgagaATGATTCAgtgaaaaaaatcgaatgaGCTTCCCATATatcttatatttttcaatgggATTAAGTACTACTAAATGCTCAAAGcaataagttattttaaaacaacCCCTTACAGGTTGATACAGatccattttttttctgtaaataaagGTCTGGGGGTGAATCAGGAGAAGCATTAATTAGCTcagaaaatgttttctatttttttttattcaacaagGTGTTTGTGAATGTCTTGAGGTAATAGTTATCCTGAAACAACCCCTTACAGTGTGATgcttacattttctttttttctgtaaataaagGTCTGGGGGTGATTCAGGAGAAGAATTAATTAGCTTAGagaatgttttctatttttttttatttaaaaaggtGTTTGAGAATGTCTTGAAGTAATAGTTATCCTGAAACAACCCCTTACAGTTTGCAGATCTGTAAATAAACGTTTGGGGTGATTCAGGAGAAGAATTAATTAGCTTAGagaatgttttctattttttttttcaaaaaggtGTTTGTGAATGTCTTGAGGTGATAGTAATTGTAAAATATACagattgattttgatttttttactaatagGTTGACATCTGAGGATGTTTCGGAGGAAGAGTCAATTAGCTTTGAGCATACCTTTCAgtttttacattgaaaaaagtttctttAAGTGCTAAAGTAATCACAAAAATAGAGCCGAAGATCTGTCTTTGAGTTTTATcaattgatattgttttacatgAAACATCGAAAATGTTGACTAGTGCCTTGTTTTGGCACCAGGTTCTGTTTCACTGATTCCTGTGGCCGTTAGTTTCAGCTTCATAAATGCCAGTAAGGGAAGAGCTTGTGAATGAGGTGGCTTAAAGGGTTGTCGAATTTAGATGatgattaatttattaatttaaatgagcttttttacaaaaaaatatcttgaaacTACACAAAATTGTTTATCATTGTAGTTCTTTTATAGAGTACAGTTTTAAGTAAATTTCTTTGATatcttaaactttttatatatgtttatgtttctgaatcgttttgattttaggtctgttttgttttaaaattagtttttttataatttttatatgtcttttaaaaattataaaaaaaacaactatttttgtaacataaatatatatttataatatatattttttatttcaggatATTGCGGCATACATTAAGAAGGAATTCGACAAAAAGTACAATCCAACATGGCATTGTATCGTCGGTAGAAATTTCGGATCATACGTGACCCACGAGACCCGCCACTTTATCTACTTTTATCTAGGCCAGGTGGCGATACTGTTGTTTAAGAGTGGTTAAACCCCCTCGACCCTCTTTCTCTCACATACCAGATCTTTGCCCCccttctaataaaaaaaaatcacaaatccCCCTCCAGTTTCAGTATTCCAATTTTAGacttacttttttttgttcaaatattgattatttttggacATTTTGGCgcatatttttcttcttaaacGTGGAAATTTTGCGctctgataaaaaattttcgagtttctattattttttaatgatggttttatatatttctggaataaaattattttgttgataatgacatttttcaatttggaatCGAGGGATATTTGCTACGCACAAATTTTcttttggaaatttataattttggtgCACGCACGATCGAAAATTTGTGTTTGTTTGAGCTCGAATTATTTTTGAATCGAATTATAATCTGGCTGTGACATTTAGTGTTTGCGAATCAATCTCATATCTTAATGTAAACATTCCTTGTTGGATTCaactataaatgaataaaaaagggGGGAAATGTGTATGtaatttacttgaaaatttgCACACACTAAATATTTTATCGCAAGTTGAAGAACGCCGGGTAGATGTActtagtttttgaattttgcttaggaaaatgttttagaaatgaaaaaaaaattggttccGAAATAATTCGACCTGTACATATATAGTTAGCTAAACTATGTCTTAAGTtgttatttaaaagaa belongs to Diorhabda carinulata isolate Delta chromosome X, icDioCari1.1, whole genome shotgun sequence and includes:
- the LOC130900640 gene encoding dynein light chain 1, cytoplasmic, which codes for MTDRKAVIKNADMSEDMQQDAVDCATQAIEKYNIEKDIAAYIKKEFDKKYNPTWHCIVGRNFGSYVTHETRHFIYFYLGQVAILLFKSG